The following proteins are co-located in the Candidatus Poribacteria bacterium genome:
- a CDS encoding YraN family protein produces MDRSRLNIAKIGESLAVKHLKARGYRILAQNYRARRGEIDLIARDGEFVVFVEVKTRRSLKFGLPQAAVTWQKQRQISKVALAYLQAHNLLDAPCRFDVIAIHLSPQLELLNLEQIESAFEFQA; encoded by the coding sequence ATGGATCGTTCACGCTTGAACATCGCGAAAATTGGTGAATCGTTGGCAGTGAAGCATCTCAAGGCGCGTGGATATCGCATCCTTGCACAGAATTATCGCGCACGACGCGGCGAAATTGATCTCATAGCACGAGATGGTGAATTTGTTGTCTTTGTGGAAGTGAAAACGCGACGAAGCCTCAAATTTGGATTACCGCAAGCGGCTGTAACTTGGCAGAAACAACGACAGATTTCCAAAGTCGCTTTGGCATACCTGCAAGCCCACAATCTCTTGGACGCGCCCTGCCGTTTTGATGTTATCGCAATCCACTTGTCCCCGCAACTTGAATTGTTAAACCTTGAGCAAATTGAGAGCGCGTTTGAATTTCAAGCCTAA
- a CDS encoding amidohydrolase family protein gives MPRIDAHLHVFTKASAEFPRETSDIWPAEREEPVEKLLGEMEKHQIDQAVLVQMAGTSIEQHRYLLQCLKAYPNRFLGIGLIPEGHPNPAEHMQKLTDGTGIIGFRLSTFGGPRDIFAKMDVREFDAYSIWECAAERDYVLWLYPNAINAHLLPYLVQAFPQVRVVLNHLAVCPGKGKFSWDEFGRPQIQVTGYNLTMHTTYRLARFENVNVHLSGQYAFSSEEFPYKDLAGWHRGLLTGFGAKRLMWATDFPWILEEPGYGKLTTVIEKLLPDLSEAEMADIMGGNAKRILRFPDL, from the coding sequence ATGCCACGAATTGATGCCCATCTGCATGTATTCACAAAAGCCTCCGCTGAGTTTCCGAGGGAGACGTCAGATATCTGGCCCGCCGAACGGGAAGAACCTGTCGAAAAACTGTTAGGCGAAATGGAAAAACACCAGATCGACCAAGCAGTGCTCGTCCAGATGGCTGGCACGAGTATAGAACAGCATCGTTATTTGCTCCAGTGCCTCAAAGCGTATCCGAATCGGTTTTTAGGCATCGGACTGATCCCAGAGGGACACCCAAACCCCGCTGAACACATGCAGAAATTAACAGATGGGACTGGGATTATTGGGTTCCGACTCTCTACATTTGGCGGACCGCGCGATATTTTTGCGAAAATGGATGTTCGAGAATTTGATGCCTATTCCATCTGGGAGTGTGCCGCCGAACGCGACTATGTGCTATGGCTCTATCCGAACGCCATCAACGCCCATCTCCTACCCTATCTGGTACAGGCATTCCCACAAGTTCGTGTTGTGCTAAATCATCTCGCCGTGTGCCCAGGAAAAGGCAAATTCAGTTGGGACGAATTCGGGAGACCCCAGATACAGGTGACAGGTTACAACCTCACTATGCATACCACTTATCGCCTCGCGCGCTTTGAAAATGTCAATGTGCATCTCTCGGGTCAATACGCCTTTAGCAGCGAAGAATTCCCCTATAAAGATTTGGCTGGCTGGCACCGGGGTCTTTTGACAGGCTTTGGGGCAAAACGATTAATGTGGGCAACCGATTTTCCATGGATTTTGGAGGAACCGGGTTATGGGAAACTAACCACAGTTATAGAAAAATTACTACCAGATTTATCTGAAGCGGAAATGGCAGACATCATGGGCGGAAATGCGAAACGGATTTTAAGGTTTCCTGACCTGTGA
- a CDS encoding phytanoyl-CoA dioxygenase family protein has translation MILPTPEQKAQWEEEGYLVFENAIQGEDLKRLQTAFDYWADTCKADWLDRVEAGESVATFYDIPNPLEKDPIFIDIIDYPSYYGALMAFTDHDLILLGPQVRTVAPWPVSYTGWHPDVGQDNPLHIKVQIYVNDVEPGGGEFGFVPGSHKPDAGPYTRPMRQESMPGHKTFPGKAGTAIMFNSCGWHVSMDNHSDVSRKSIILIYEKRTPGRIGPEQYASISAYCQTPERRKLFSLDG, from the coding sequence ATGATTCTACCGACACCCGAACAGAAAGCACAGTGGGAAGAAGAAGGATATCTCGTCTTTGAAAACGCAATCCAAGGCGAGGACCTCAAGCGGCTCCAAACCGCTTTCGATTACTGGGCAGACACATGCAAGGCAGACTGGCTGGACAGAGTCGAAGCGGGGGAATCCGTTGCTACCTTCTATGACATCCCAAATCCGCTTGAAAAAGATCCGATTTTCATCGATATTATTGATTATCCAAGCTACTACGGCGCGTTGATGGCGTTCACAGATCACGATCTCATCCTATTGGGACCTCAGGTTCGGACGGTGGCACCGTGGCCCGTGAGCTATACGGGATGGCACCCTGATGTGGGACAGGACAATCCACTCCACATCAAGGTGCAAATCTACGTCAACGATGTCGAACCCGGCGGTGGAGAATTCGGCTTTGTGCCGGGCAGTCATAAACCCGATGCGGGTCCGTACACGCGTCCGATGCGGCAAGAGAGTATGCCGGGACACAAAACTTTCCCCGGTAAAGCCGGTACAGCGATTATGTTCAATTCGTGCGGATGGCACGTTTCAATGGACAATCACTCCGATGTGTCGCGTAAATCCATTATCCTGATTTACGAAAAGCGAACACCGGGACGCATTGGACCGGAACAGTATGCCTCCATCTCGGCGTACTGCCAAACCCCGGAACGTCGCAAACTGTTTAGTTTGGACGGCTAA
- a CDS encoding D-TA family PLP-dependent enzyme, giving the protein MNIAALDTPALAADLDVLERNIDGMATHCDQLGIPLRVHTKTHKVPEIAKLQIAAGSEGITCQKLGEAEVMVDAGIDNILIPYNIVGKPKLKRLTALVQRAKIIVALDSEETATGISQQASADNCAVPVIVELDTGSGRCGVQSPQAAQRLTQQIMKMPGIDFQGVMTYPSNVRAKPFITETLDLLKHDGIPVNIISGGGTGSEAASTELGCTETRSGSYVYEGITRIGNSKMLAPDRCVLRVIVTVVSTPTPERIIIDGGMKTFASYPPTPYGHIIEHPEAKIYGMSVEHGHVDVSECSHRFKVGEQLSVIPLHQGMTSNLHDELVGIRGDAVETTWCIAGRGKVF; this is encoded by the coding sequence ATGAACATCGCTGCCTTAGACACACCCGCACTTGCCGCGGATCTGGACGTGCTTGAACGAAACATCGACGGAATGGCAACGCACTGCGACCAACTCGGTATCCCTCTACGCGTTCACACCAAAACGCATAAGGTGCCAGAGATCGCTAAATTACAAATCGCTGCCGGTTCCGAAGGCATTACTTGTCAGAAATTAGGGGAAGCAGAGGTCATGGTGGACGCTGGAATCGATAATATCCTGATTCCGTATAATATCGTCGGAAAACCGAAACTGAAGCGATTGACGGCACTCGTCCAACGTGCCAAGATCATCGTCGCGCTTGATTCGGAAGAGACTGCAACCGGCATCTCTCAACAAGCAAGTGCCGATAATTGTGCAGTGCCTGTTATCGTGGAACTCGATACCGGAAGTGGACGCTGTGGTGTGCAGTCCCCTCAAGCCGCACAACGCCTCACACAACAGATTATGAAAATGCCTGGCATCGACTTCCAAGGCGTGATGACGTATCCAAGCAACGTCCGAGCCAAACCGTTCATCACGGAAACCCTCGATCTTCTAAAGCATGATGGCATCCCTGTGAACATCATTAGTGGGGGCGGTACAGGCTCGGAAGCCGCATCGACAGAACTCGGTTGCACGGAAACCCGAAGCGGCTCTTACGTTTACGAAGGGATAACTCGGATCGGCAATTCGAAGATGCTCGCACCTGATAGGTGTGTCCTGCGGGTCATCGTAACCGTTGTCAGCACACCCACACCAGAACGTATTATCATCGACGGTGGGATGAAGACTTTTGCCAGTTATCCTCCAACACCTTATGGACACATCATTGAACATCCCGAGGCGAAGATTTACGGTATGTCCGTTGAACATGGGCATGTCGATGTCAGTGAATGCTCCCACCGATTTAAGGTCGGTGAACAACTCTCCGTTATCCCGTTGCATCAGGGGATGACGAGCAACCTTCACGATGAACTGGTAGGTATACGAGGCGATGCAGTTGAAACAACTTGGTGCATTGCTGGTAGAGGTAAAGTTTTTTAA
- a CDS encoding UbiX family flavin prenyltransferase, whose protein sequence is MKRLIVGITGASAGIYGVRLLQVLTEQEDIEIHLTISSSGARALSEELQIEVDLDNFKLESLIGVSSLRVVYHHESDIAAPIASGSFRTEGMVVVPCSMGSIASIAGGISRNLIQRAADVCIKENRKLVVVPRETPLSPIHLENMLKLSRLGVCVLPAMPGFYHYPKNVDDLLNFVVTKILDQFGIDTKLIQRWKEF, encoded by the coding sequence TTGAAACGATTGATTGTAGGAATCACCGGCGCGAGCGCAGGTATATATGGAGTCCGTCTGCTGCAAGTGCTCACGGAGCAGGAGGATATAGAAATCCATCTAACAATTTCTTCATCTGGAGCGCGTGCCTTGTCAGAGGAACTTCAGATTGAAGTTGATCTTGACAATTTCAAATTGGAGTCACTCATTGGTGTTTCCTCGCTGCGTGTTGTTTACCATCATGAATCGGACATCGCGGCACCGATTGCCAGTGGTTCTTTCCGGACGGAGGGGATGGTCGTTGTGCCTTGTAGTATGGGGAGCATTGCGTCTATTGCCGGGGGAATTTCCCGCAATCTTATCCAACGTGCCGCGGATGTGTGTATCAAGGAGAATCGTAAACTCGTGGTTGTTCCGCGCGAAACGCCCTTAAGTCCCATCCATCTGGAGAACATGCTGAAATTGTCGCGCCTAGGGGTTTGCGTGTTACCTGCGATGCCGGGGTTTTATCACTACCCAAAAAACGTGGACGATCTGCTCAACTTCGTTGTTACAAAAATCTTGGATCAGTTTGGGATAGATACAAAGCTCATCCAACGATGGAAGGAATTTTAA
- a CDS encoding MFS transporter, whose product MSEQKRAPTKPADEQRDIGKPVGYFELILQNANFRWLWGGQIVSLLGDWFNLIASAILIAELTDSGLALGILFTIRMLAPFAVAPIAGIFADRYNRKHLLIITDLVRAVVVLGFLFVRDANDIWLLYALTTLLFGVSGFFSPARSAILPDITSPQELGTANTLGAATWSVMLAVGAAIGGLTTGLFGSQTAFIIDGFTFAISAGLLLKIRLPGSPSTAGAAPARAKLTALRYMLQHPDILIIAMHKAAISLLMSTGVQVVLVEISNTYFVIGVGGALSLGMIYCVNGIGSGIGPILARRWTGDRDKPLRASITLGYLIAVIGIAIKAPLFNFETVLLGGLVRSIGGGIVWVFSTQLLLQSAPNEIRGRIFGTEFALFTLMGGASSLIIGMLLDQFQIQMILWGMAALNLIPALLWGLWYRHHNRKEK is encoded by the coding sequence TTGTCTGAACAGAAACGTGCCCCAACAAAGCCCGCGGATGAACAACGGGACATCGGAAAACCGGTCGGCTATTTTGAACTGATTCTACAGAATGCTAACTTCCGCTGGCTCTGGGGCGGGCAGATTGTCAGTCTGCTCGGGGATTGGTTTAATCTCATCGCCTCTGCAATCCTCATTGCTGAACTCACCGACTCTGGTCTCGCGTTAGGCATTCTGTTTACAATCCGAATGTTGGCGCCATTTGCCGTTGCCCCGATTGCGGGGATATTCGCTGACAGATACAACCGGAAGCATCTGTTAATTATCACCGATCTCGTGCGCGCCGTCGTCGTTCTCGGTTTTCTTTTCGTCCGAGATGCAAACGATATCTGGTTGCTTTACGCCCTCACGACACTTCTGTTTGGCGTCAGCGGTTTCTTCAGTCCCGCACGGAGTGCTATCCTACCTGATATTACCTCTCCGCAAGAGCTCGGTACCGCCAATACGCTTGGCGCAGCCACCTGGTCGGTGATGCTTGCCGTCGGTGCCGCTATCGGCGGTTTAACAACCGGACTCTTTGGCAGCCAGACGGCTTTCATCATTGACGGATTCACCTTTGCTATTTCAGCAGGGCTCCTGCTTAAGATTAGACTCCCGGGTTCACCCTCTACCGCTGGAGCGGCTCCGGCGCGTGCAAAATTAACGGCACTCCGCTACATGCTCCAGCATCCCGACATCCTCATCATCGCCATGCATAAGGCAGCGATATCCCTTTTAATGTCTACCGGCGTTCAGGTCGTATTGGTTGAAATCTCCAATACTTATTTCGTTATCGGGGTTGGGGGGGCATTGAGTTTAGGGATGATATACTGCGTCAACGGCATCGGAAGCGGTATCGGACCGATTCTGGCGCGGCGTTGGACCGGCGATCGGGACAAACCGCTCCGAGCCAGCATCACCCTCGGCTACTTAATTGCGGTGATCGGGATAGCCATCAAGGCACCGCTATTTAATTTTGAAACTGTGCTTTTGGGTGGACTTGTCAGGAGCATCGGTGGCGGGATTGTATGGGTATTTTCAACACAATTGCTACTTCAAAGTGCCCCGAACGAAATTCGAGGACGTATCTTCGGCACGGAGTTCGCCCTTTTCACACTCATGGGCGGTGCCAGTTCACTCATCATTGGGATGTTGTTAGATCAGTTTCAGATACAGATGATCTTGTGGGGAATGGCAGCACTCAACCTGATTCCAGCACTTCTCTGGGGGTTATGGTATAGACATCACAACCGGAAAGAAAAGTAA
- a CDS encoding Gfo/Idh/MocA family oxidoreductase, whose product MVFNLPKKRIHDTITYQIFLVEEEKIMAVQIAIIGCGGMANGHLNAYLTIHQTAPGKVELVAMCDEVKERADQFADRVKEVTGKKPAVFDDTDTMLATADLDGADICTSHAHHHINAIKCLNSGVNVMVEKPMGVTVKASHAIIAAAKANNKIAATAENIRRMPSRRTAEWLMNEKQMLGDLRMFSAQHASFREPDPQSDWHWRLDLTLGGGGMVMDSGAHYCDTLRYLFGDPDTVYGRVCQFEDLRVTKAGQLVQNEQEDTWVATINFKNGVIGLWTCTWAAVGHDYHHVVYYGSEGCLLDDGDIFHGPFDGAEVILKDGSRYSMESLITEYRSSLSEEEDARLFPHNFTDGVVLECYDFADAIENNRPPELDAEVGLRAKSICEAIYESNACRQAVDYEEVVAGNIEVYQKPINERWNL is encoded by the coding sequence ATGGTTTTCAATTTGCCGAAAAAGCGTATCCATGATACGATAACGTATCAGATATTTTTGGTAGAAGAGGAGAAAATTATGGCGGTCCAAATTGCAATCATCGGATGTGGTGGCATGGCAAACGGTCATCTCAACGCTTATCTCACAATACACCAAACGGCACCGGGTAAAGTAGAACTCGTCGCGATGTGCGATGAGGTCAAAGAACGAGCGGATCAGTTCGCAGATAGGGTTAAAGAGGTAACGGGTAAAAAGCCTGCAGTCTTTGATGACACCGACACAATGCTCGCAACAGCGGATTTAGACGGTGCAGATATTTGCACGTCGCATGCCCACCACCATATCAACGCCATAAAATGCCTCAATAGTGGGGTCAACGTCATGGTGGAGAAACCGATGGGCGTAACCGTTAAAGCAAGCCATGCGATTATTGCGGCAGCGAAAGCGAACAATAAAATCGCTGCGACTGCTGAGAACATCCGTCGAATGCCGAGTCGGCGCACTGCGGAATGGTTAATGAACGAGAAACAGATGCTCGGAGATCTACGGATGTTTTCCGCCCAACACGCCTCTTTTCGGGAACCGGATCCGCAAAGTGACTGGCACTGGCGACTCGACCTAACGCTCGGCGGCGGTGGCATGGTGATGGATTCTGGGGCACATTATTGCGATACGTTACGCTATCTTTTCGGCGACCCAGACACCGTGTACGGACGTGTTTGTCAATTTGAGGATTTGCGAGTTACCAAAGCCGGGCAACTCGTCCAGAACGAACAAGAGGACACCTGGGTCGCAACCATTAACTTCAAAAATGGCGTCATCGGACTCTGGACGTGTACATGGGCAGCAGTCGGACACGACTACCATCACGTTGTCTACTACGGCAGCGAAGGATGCCTGCTCGATGATGGCGACATATTCCACGGTCCGTTCGATGGTGCGGAAGTGATTCTTAAAGATGGCTCACGCTATAGTATGGAAAGCCTTATCACCGAATATAGGTCAAGCCTTTCCGAGGAAGAAGACGCGCGGCTCTTTCCACACAACTTCACCGATGGCGTCGTCCTTGAATGCTACGATTTTGCGGATGCAATAGAAAATAACCGTCCCCCCGAACTTGATGCAGAAGTAGGGCTACGGGCAAAATCTATCTGTGAAGCGATTTACGAGTCTAATGCCTGTAGACAGGCAGTTGACTATGAAGAGGTGGTCGCAGGCAATATTGAAGTCTACCAGAAACCGATTAACGAACGGTGGAATCTCTAA